In Drosophila teissieri strain GT53w chromosome 2R, Prin_Dtei_1.1, whole genome shotgun sequence, the following proteins share a genomic window:
- the LOC122612186 gene encoding chitinase-like protein Idgf2 has product MKAWIWFTLVACLFAASTEAASNLVCYYDSSSYTREGLGKLLNDDLEIALQFCSHLVYGYAGLRGEDLQAYSLNENLDIYKHQFSEVTSLKRKYPHLKVLLSVGGDHDIDPDHPNKYIDLLEGEKVRQVGFIRTAYDLVKTYGFDGLDLAYQFPKNKPKKVHGDLGLAWKSIKKLFTGDFIVDPHSALHKEQFTALVRDVKDSLRADGFLLSLTVLPNVNSTWYFDIPALNGLVDFVNLATFDFLTPARNPEEADYSAPIYHPDGSKDRLAHLNADFQVEYWLSQGFPANKINLGVATYGNAWKLTKESGLEGVPVVPETKGAALKGVQSDKPGLLSYAEICGKLSNPQNQFLKGNDSPLRRISDPTKRFGGIAYRPVDGQTTDGIWVSYDDPDSASNKAAYARAKNLGGVALFDLSYDDFRGQCSGDKYPILRAIKYRL; this is encoded by the exons GTCTGGGCAAGCTGCTCAATGACGATCTGGAGATCGCCCTGCAATTCTGCAGCCACTTGGTCTACGGATACGCTGGACTACGAGGTGAAGACCTGCAGGCGTACAGTTTGAACGAGAACCTGGATATATACAAGCATCAGTTCTCCGAAGTGACCTCCCTCAAGAGGAAGTATCCCCACCTGAAGGTTTTGCTGAGCGTGGGCGGCGATCATGACATCGACCCTGATCATCCCAACAAATACATCGATCTGCTGGAGGGCGAGAAGGTTCGTCAAGTGGGATTCATCCGAACGGCCTATGACTTGGTGAAGACCTACGGCTTTGATGGTCTGGATCTGGCCTATCAGTTCCCCAAGAACAAGCCCAAAAAGGTTCACGGGGATCTGGGACTGGCATGGAAGAGTATTAAGAAGCTGTTCACCGGCGATTTCATAGTGGATCCACACTCAGCCCTTCATAAGGAGCAGTTCACCGCCTTGGTGAGGGATGTAAAGGACTCCCTAAGAGCTGATGGATTCCTGCTCAGTCTGACTGTGCTGCCCAACGTAAACTCAACTT GGTACTTTGATATTCCCGCTCTGAATGGCTTGGTGGACTTTGTGAACCTGGCCACCTTCGACTTCCTGACTCCAGCTCGTAATCCCGAGGAGGCGGACTACAGTGCTCCCATCTACCATCCCGATGGATCGAAGGATCGGTTGGCTCACCTTAACGCTGATTTCCAGGTGGAGTACTGGCTATCTCAGGGATTCCCAGCCAATAAGATCAATTTGGGAGTGGCCACCTACGGCAATGCCTGGAAACTTACCAAGGAATCGGGTCTCGAAGGAGTTCCTGTGGTGCCGGAGACGAAGGGAGCAGCACTCAAGGGTGTTCAGTCCGATAAGCCCGGACTACTCAGCTATGCTGAGATCTGCGGAAAGTTGTCCAATCCCCAAAATCAGTTCCTCAAGGGCAACGACTCGCCACTGCGAAGAATTTCCGATCCCACCAAGAGATTCGGGGGCATAGCCTATCGCCCCGTGGATGGTCAGACAACCGATGGCATTTGGGTGAGCTACGATGATCCCGACTCGGCCTCCAACAAGGCAGCCTACGCCCGCGCCAAGAAcctggggggcgtggcactgttCGATCTGAGCTACGATGACTTCCGGGGACAGTGCTCAGGCGATAAGTATCCCATCCTGCGAGCCATCAAATATCGTCTATAA
- the LOC122612672 gene encoding chitinase-like protein Idgf3, with product MTGSLWLSLALSLVALAQFKVSAAPNLVCFYDSQGFQRQGLAQFSMTDMELALQFCTHLVYGYAGVNADNYEMQSINKRLDLEQRHLAQVSSLKERYPHIKFLLSVGGDADTNEGNQYIKLLESGQQGHRRFIESARDLVRRYNFDGLDLALQLPRNKPRKVHGDVGSAWKSFKKFFTGDFIVDTDSETHKGQVTALIKDLGAALKQNDLLLSLTVLPNVNSSWYYDAPSIAPSLDLINLGTFDFLTPQRNPEEADFSAPTYEAVGQNRLGHYNLNFQMEHWLLQRVPANKINIGIATYGRTWKMTKDSGDSGMPVVPNTQGPAPAGPQSKKEGLLNWAEICSLMPNPGNTNARGPSAPVKRVLDPTKRYGSYAFRAADENGDHGLWISYDDPDSASSKAMFARVKNLGGVALFDLTQDDFRGQCTNDRFPMLRAIKYRLL from the exons ATGACTGGCTCTCTGTGGCTCAGTTTGGCACTCAGTCTGGTGGCTTTGGCTCAATTCAAAGTGAGTGCCGCTCCTAATCTGGTTTGCTTCTATGACTCGCAGGGCTTCCAGCGTCAGG GCCTGGCCCAGTTCTCGATGACCGACATGGAGCTGGCCCTGCAGTTTTGCACCCATTTGGTCTACGGCTATGCGGGTGTTAATGCCGACAACTATGAAATGCAGAGCATTAACAAGCGATTGGACCTCGAGCAGCGTCACCTGGCCCAGGTCTCCAGTTTGAAGGAACGCTATCCCCACATCAAGTTCCTCCTGAGCGTCGGTGGAGATGCCGATACGAATGAGGGTAACCAGTATATAAAGCTCCTGGAATCGGGACAGCAGGGCCACAGACGCTTCATCGAGTCCGCTCGGGATTTGGTGAGGCGGTATAATTTCGATGGTCTGGACCTGGCTCTCCAACTGCCCAGGAATAAGCCACGCAAGGTTCACGGCGATGTGGGCTCTGCCTGGAAGAGTTTCAAGAAGTTCTTCACCGGTGATTTCATTGTGGATACAGACTCGGAAACGCACAAAGGACAGGTGACTGCCCTGATCAAGGACTTGGGTGCTGCTCTGAAGCAAAATGATCTGCTGCTCAGTCTCACCGTTTTGCCAAATGTTAACTCAAGCT GGTACTACGATGCCCCTTCGATCGCTCCAAGCCTGGACCTTATCAACCTGGGAACTTTCGACTTCCTGACCCCGCAGCGCAATCCCGAGGAGGCGGACTTTTCGGCGCCAACATACGAGGCAGTTGGACAAAACCGCTTGGGCCACTACAATCTGAACTTCCAAATGGAGCACTGGCTACTGCAGCGAGTGCCTGCTAATAAGATAAACATTGGCATTGCCACCTACGGCAGGACCTGGAAGATGACCAAGGACTCGGGAGACTCTGGAATGCCAGTGGTTCCCAATACCCAGGGACCTGCTCCCGCCGGACCTCAGAGCAAAAAGGAGGGTCTGCTCAACTGGGCCGAGATCTGCTCGCTGATGCCGAACCCCGGTAATACCAATGCCAGAGGTCCTAGTGCTCCGGTGAAGAGGGTTCTGGATCCCACAAAGCGTTATGGCAGCTACGCCTTCCGTGCCGCCGATGAAAATGGAGATCACGGACTTTGGATCAGCTACGACGATCCGGACTCCGCGTCCAGCAAGGCCATGTTCGCCAGGGTAAAGAATCTCGGAGGAGTGGCCCTCTTCGATCTGACCCAAGACGACTTCCGTGGTCAGTGCACCAACGATCGCTTCCCCATGCTGCGCGCCATCAAGTACCGACTTCTCTAA